One window from the genome of Dermacentor silvarum isolate Dsil-2018 chromosome 7, BIME_Dsil_1.4, whole genome shotgun sequence encodes:
- the LOC125946963 gene encoding boophilin-H2-like, giving the protein MVPTRSFGEMKLYIFLALLSTALAGANFDKQCGQKAKVGLCKAKLPRWWFNKETGKCEQFYYGGCGGNENRYLTQKKCEETCLSVKPIGKSLVDHEAYIGITDQLVPAAVCHKPPFSGPCMSSVPRFYYDQKTNSCRPFVYGGCMSNGNNFESHTDCMRLCGSVKPGQPTPLVA; this is encoded by the exons ATGGTTCCGACGAGATCATTCGGGGAAATGAAGCTGTACATTTTCTTGGCGCTCCTCAGCACTGCACTTG CGGGTGCAAATTTTGACAAGCAATGCGGACAGAAGGCCAAAGTCGGGTTGTGCAAAGCTAAGCTGCCGAGATGGTGGTTCAACAAGGAGACTGGCAAATGCGAACAGTTCTATTACGGAGGCTGTGGCGGCAACGAAAACAGATACCTAACCCAGAAGAAGTGCGAAGAGACATGCTTATCCGTAAAGC CTATCGGGAAGTCACTCGTAGATCATGAGGCTTACATTGGAATCACTGACCAACTCGTGCCTG CCGCAGTCTGCCACAAACCACCGTTCTCTGGTCCCTGCATGAGTTCCGTCCCGCGCTTCTACTACGACCAGAAGACAAACTCGTGCCGTCCCTTCGTCTACGGTGGCTGCATGAGCAACGGCAACAACTTCGAGTCGCACACAGACTGTATGCGCTTATGCGGCTCTGTTAAGCCTGGACAACCCACTCCGCTAGTCGCATAG